The following are encoded together in the Malaya genurostris strain Urasoe2022 chromosome 3, Malgen_1.1, whole genome shotgun sequence genome:
- the LOC131439658 gene encoding toll-like receptor 6: MFFESSLESTTTPGNFLGNLNGLLRLSIDYCKIKYIPAMAFSNMKVLKSLTLSTHNVDWSVMNLELHPESFRGLTELKEIHLADNNIWSLPNEVFCPLYTLKVLNLTGNRLSDISQLGLSDWGKGPIAPGKACNTGLEVLDLSGNDITLMADNGLSALRSLNALHLQDNLLKEIADRAFVGLGTLEILNLSNNKLTALTPELFLSSRKIRQVHLQNNSLSVLAPGVFEGLDRLETLDLSRNQLTSTWIKRDTFAGQVRLVVLNLGHNHLSKVDQHVFKGLYSLQILNLEHNAIELIADGAFSDLKNLHALFLSHNRLRQIEPYHFSELYVLNQLILESNQIAYIHERAFENLTHLHDLSLNDNRLEEIPSGMKSLKFLQSLDLGKNQITEINNSSFEGLEELMGLRLVDNQITEISRDTFFALSTIHVLNLASNRIRHVDQSAFSSNPTLRAIRLDNNELEDVAGVFTSLTSLVYLNISDNNIGWFDYSHYPQSLEWLDIHKNNISELGNRYDVGNWFQLKMLDVSHNRIKHINSSSFPKNIETLLLNNNLIEEITPETFANKENLVKVVLYGNHLRRLEMSSLALTLVPDTRTMPEFYIGDNLVHCDCSMEWLQRINELSYLRQYPQVKDLDSVMCTMEHERGELVRPLMEMKASEFLCKYESHCFATCHCCDFDACDCKMTCPDRCSCYHDTAWESNIVDCGSAGLTSVPAKIPMDATDIYLDGNNFGQLESHVFIGKKKLKSLYLNNSHVGAVNNKTFGGIPALAVLHLENNGLEQISGAEFEQLRELKELYLDHNAISSIGNKSFYYQKSLEVLTISDNKLGEFKPWELMPLGGTFRLISLSGNKLSCACDSLGKLVEWAERQFNDTNELSEFQCSNNKLVKDAAKECESHKSAPIATPTVQRTIIDNDFIDYLPLLIAVLAGLVLTILIVTLVFIFRNDVCLWAHSRYGVRICKDPLSAMERCEDNEKLYDGYLIYSAADADVVTSQIAQELEHNGHALCLHYRDIHSAAFLADSLQGAADASRKLILFVSVKFMQLEWSQPEFRAGLQAVLELIRPSRRKQKLILITSVPQSMLSLDPIMDILTRTCTVIAWDDRRFWDKLRFAMPDIGKNSSVNKAPHRKAINIRYTPAPTNPSAPIPTWPKRLNSEVCVQYPPQPPRSPNQSTYNTEDEHSTASSPQYEAPSLHHAGGHAMTTPFHHHHHHHHPAMPHLTGPLPSHHIPLQSTQPNQSAHLQTYPHPMHHHGGGTGGGSTTGAPVGYYRTSKSNNTNTLGHVYSTIPESQYNTHHSNSNRSDSNRPYFV; encoded by the coding sequence ATGTTCTTTGAAAGTTCCTTAGAATCGACAACAACACCCGGAAACTTTTTGGGTAACCTAAACGGTTTGCTGAGGCTGTCGATTGATTATTGCAAAATTAAATACATCCCAGCAATGGCATTTTCTAACATGAAAGTACTGAAGAGTCTTACCCTAAGTACGCACAACGTGGATTGGTCTGTGATGAACCTAGAACTGCACCCGGAGAGTTTCCGAGGACTAACCGAGCTTAAAGAGATCCACTTGGCGGATAATAATATCTGGAGTCTGCCGAATGAAGTGTTTTGTCCACTGTACACCTTGAAAGTACTCAATTTGACGGGGAACAGGCTCAGCGATATTTCCCAGCTGGGTCTGTCTGACTGGGGCAAAGGACCCATTGCGCCAGGAAAAGCATGCAATACTGGTCTAGAAGTGCTTGATCTTTCCGGCAACGATATTACGTTGATGGCTGATAATGGCCTGTCAGCACTGCGGTCTTTGAACGCACTACATTTGCAGGACAACTTGCTGAAAGAAATAGCTGACCGAGCGTTTGTAGGCCTTGGGACGTTGGAGATTTTAAATCTTTCCAACAATAAACTGACCGCACTCACTCCGGAATTATTCCTATCGTCTAGAAAAATCCGACAAGTGCATCTGCAAAATAATTCTCTCTCAGTGCTAGCACCGGGCGTATTCGAAGGCTTAGACCGACTGGAAACGTTAGACCTTTCCCGGAATCAACTCACCTCGACGTGGATAAAGAGAGACACGTTTGCCGGCCAAGTGCGCCTAGTGGTACTCAATCTGGGTCACAATCACCTATCCAAAGTAGACCAGCACGTGTTTAAGGGTCTGTATAGCTTGCAAATACTGAACTTGGAACATAACGCCATAGAGCTCATAGCGGATGGTGCATTcagtgatttgaaaaatttgcatgCCCTTTTTCTGTCGCACAACCGGTTGCGTCAGATTGAGCCGTACCATTTCAGTGAGCTTTATGTCCTCAACCAGCTCATACTGGAATCGAATCAGATAGCGTACATTCACGAACGTGCCTTCGAAAATCTGACCCACCTGCACGATCTCAGTCTGAACGATAACCGGCTCGAGGAAATACCTTCCGGGAtgaaaagtttaaaatttttgcaATCATTGGATCTCGGAAAAAATCAGATAACGGAAATAAATAATTCCTCCTTCGAGGGTTTGGAGGAACTGATGGGACTGCGGCTGGTGGATAATCAAATAACGGAGATTTCGAGGGATACGTTCTTCGCATTGTCCACAATTCACGTGTTGAATCTCGCCAGCAATCGGATACGGCACGTGGACCAGTCGGCGTTCAGCTCTAATCCCACACTGCGGGCTATTCGGCTCGACAACAACGAACTGGAGGACGTTGCCGGAGTTTTCACATCGCTTACATCGCTGgtatatttgaatatttccGACAACAACATTGGCTGGTTCGATTATTCACACTACCCACAGTCCCTGGAGTGGTTGGATATACACAAGAACAATATCTCGGAGCTGGGAAACCGATATGATGTGGGAAATTGGTTCCAGCTGAAAATGTTGGACGTCTCGCATAATCGCATAAAACACATCAACTCGAGTTCGTTCCCAAAAAACATTGAAACCCTTCTGCTGAACAACAATTTGATCGAAGAAATTACCCCCGAGACATTCGCCAACAAGGAGAACCTGGTGAAGGTGGTACTGTACGGTAATCACTTGCGTCGGCTGGAAATGTCCTCGTTGGCACTGACGCTCGTTCCGGACACACGGACAATGCCGGAGTTTTATATTGGCGATAATTTAGTACACTGCGATTGCAGCATGGAATGGTTACAACGTATCAACGAGTTGAGTTATCTTCGACAGTACCCGCAGGTGAAAGATTTGGACTCGGTTATGTGCACGATGGAACACGAAAGGGGAGAGCTGGTGCGGCCACTGATGGAAATGAAGGCCAGTGAGTTTCTATGCAAATATGAGAGCCATTGTTTTGCTACGTGCCATTGCTGTGATTTCGACGCCTGTGATTGCAAGATGACATGCCCGGATCGGTGCAGTTGCTACCATGACACGGCCTGGGAATCGAACATTGTAGATTGTGGCAGTGCTGGCCTGACATCGGTACCGGCGAAAATCCCTATGGATGCTACAGACATTTATCTTGATGGCAATAACTTTGGCCAACTGGAAAGCCATGTTTTCATTGGAAAGAAGAAGCTCAAGTCGCTTTACTTAAACAACAGCCACGTCGGTGCGGTGAATAATAAGACCTTTGGAGGGATCCCGGCACTTGCTGTGCTTCATCTGGAAAACAATGGGCTGGAGCAAATTAGTGGTGCCGAGTTCGAACAGTTGCGGGAATTGAAGGAGCTCTATCTGGACCATAACGCCATCAGTTCCATCGGTAACAAATCGTTCTATTATCAGAAATCGTTGGAAGTGCTCACGATTAGTGACAATAAACTCGGTGAATTCAAGCCCTGGGAATTGATGCCACTGGGCGGCACGTTCCGGCTAATCTCGTTAAGTGGCAATAAACTGAGCTGTGCTTGTGACTCGTTGGGAAAACTAGTGGAGTGGGCCGAGCGGCAGTTTAACGATACGAATGAGCTAAGTGAATTTCAGTGTTCGAATAATAAATTAGTAAAGGACGCGGCAAAGGAATGCGAGAGCCATAAGAGTGCCCCGATTGCGACACCGACCGTGCAAAGGACGATTATTGATAATGATTTTATAGACTACTTGCCACTGTTGATTGCCGTGCTAGCCGGACTAGTGCTGACGATTCTGATAGTGACGCTAGTGTTCATTTTTCGGAACGACGTTTGCTTGTGGGCACACTCCCGGTACGGGGTGAGAATTTGTAAGGATCCGCTCAGTGCAATGGAACGGTGTGAGGATAATGAGAAACTGTACGACGGCTATCTTATCTACAGCGCCGCCGATGCCGATGTGGTAACTAGTCAGATAGCACAAGAGCTGGAACATAATGGTCATGCCCTTTGTTTACATTATCGTGACATTCATTCTGCCGCATTTTTGGCCGATTCGCTGCAAGGTGCGGCGGATGCTTCTCGTAAACTGATTCTGTTTGTTAGTGTTAAATTTATGCAACTGGAGTGGTCTCAGCCAGAGTTCCGAGCCGGATTGCAAGCGGTTCTGGAACTGATTCGGCCATCTCGGCGGAAACAGAAGCTTATCCTGATCACATCGGTGCCTCAGTCGATGCTCTCGTTGGATCCCATTATGGACATTCTCACACGAACCTGCACCGTGATTGCGTGGGACGACCGTCGTTTCTGGGACAAACTTCGTTTTGCCATGCCGGACATAGGCAAAAATTCTTCTGTGAATAAGGCACCTCATCGCAAAGCCATCAATATCCGGTACACACCGGCACCAACGAATCCCTCAGCACCGATTCCGACGTGGCCGAAGAGGCTTAATTCGGAGGTATGCGTTCAATACCCTCCTCAGCCGCCACGTTCTCCAAACCAGAGTACTTACAACACAGAGGATGAACATTCAACTGCTTCGTCGCCGCAGTACGAGGCACCGTCGCTTCATCACGCAGGAGGTCACGCAATGACCACTCCATTTCACCATCACCATCACCACCACCATCCGGCAATGCCTCACCTGACGGGACCACTGCCGTCACATCACATTCCACTGCAGTCCACGCAGCCGAACCAATCGGCACACCTGCAAACCTATCCCCATCCCATGCATCATCATGGGGGTGGCACAGGAGGTGGCAGTACTACAGGAGCTCCCGTAGGGTACTACCGCACCAGTAAGTCCAACAATACCAACACATTGGGCCACGTGTACTCTACCATCCCGGAGTCCCAGTATAATACGCACCACTCCAACTCCAATCGTAGCGACAGTAATCGACCGTACTTTGTGTAA